A single region of the Planctomycetota bacterium genome encodes:
- a CDS encoding efflux RND transporter periplasmic adaptor subunit, whose translation AGAHLPEPAEAITVAAARECEYRPTTTSIGTVLALQSITVRNELSGTVREVLMQPGQTVDAGADLVRLDVSVEQAELKALEAQAALAETLLARTERAARNRAVPEAELDRARAERDVALAQVARLRAVIARKTIRAPFRGRIGLADVHPGQYLSEGTALTTLQGVEEAVHVDFAVVQAVASGLRPGDFVEVRSAAGAALGKARIVAVDARVDPATRSATVRARLEGSSPPPPGASVRIVVPSGPPRKVLAVPAPALRKSPAGDHVFVIAPDPQGIPRAGVRRVRGGPLLGDEVLILEGLSAGETVAASGSFKLREGVRVAIVDESGSNR comes from the coding sequence GGCGGGCGCCCATCTTCCCGAACCCGCCGAGGCGATCACCGTCGCCGCGGCCCGGGAATGCGAGTACCGGCCCACGACCACGTCCATCGGGACCGTGCTCGCCCTTCAGTCGATCACGGTCCGCAACGAGCTGTCCGGAACGGTCCGCGAAGTCCTCATGCAACCCGGACAAACGGTGGACGCGGGCGCGGACCTCGTCCGCCTGGACGTTTCGGTGGAGCAAGCCGAACTGAAGGCGCTTGAGGCCCAGGCCGCCCTCGCTGAAACGCTGCTTGCCCGCACCGAGCGCGCCGCGCGCAACCGGGCCGTCCCCGAAGCCGAGCTGGACCGCGCCCGCGCCGAACGGGACGTGGCCCTTGCGCAGGTCGCCCGCCTCCGCGCGGTGATCGCCCGCAAGACGATCCGCGCGCCCTTTCGCGGACGCATCGGCCTGGCGGACGTCCACCCCGGGCAGTACCTCTCCGAGGGAACGGCGCTGACGACGCTGCAGGGCGTCGAGGAAGCCGTCCACGTGGACTTCGCGGTCGTCCAGGCGGTCGCCTCGGGACTTCGACCGGGAGATTTCGTGGAGGTCCGTTCCGCCGCCGGCGCCGCTCTCGGAAAGGCGCGGATCGTGGCCGTGGATGCGCGCGTGGACCCCGCCACCCGCAGCGCCACGGTCCGGGCGCGGCTGGAAGGCTCCTCCCCCCCGCCGCCCGGGGCGTCCGTTCGGATCGTCGTTCCGTCCGGTCCCCCCCGGAAGGTCCTCGCCGTGCCCGCTCCCGCCCTCCGCAAGAGCCCCGCCGGCGATCATGTCTTCGTCATTGCGCCCGATCCGCAGGGAATCCCCCGCGCCGGCGTCCGGCGCGTCCGCGGGGGCCCGCTTCTCGGGGACGAGGTTCTGATCCTCGAAGGGCTCTCGGCCGGAGAGACGGTGGCCGCTTCGGGCTCCTTCAAACTGCGCGAGGGGGTCCGGGTCGCGATCGTGGACGAGTCCGGCTCCAACCGCTGA